In a genomic window of Occallatibacter riparius:
- a CDS encoding glycosyltransferase family protein: MENGAESGGGMQYRQETQQWRLRDAFAAAILFMGSAAFVGWQNTRVAVLWDLGYLLDTSWRIALGQMPYRDFPLVHAPVTFLIQAGLIKLFGRHMLVPVIYAAVAGGLGSVIAWRIVLQTLRGAWWISLALSAPLIVVGIYAIYPYPIYDCDCSLAILVAMLLLMRVDESRGWVTPFCVGAACVLPLFVKQNMGLPFLAAVTAAVIALLVTHGSVRSAIRSSYAVVLLGIIAAIFLALGLLSATAGLHNYIHWTVEFAAQRRMPGLSAMLSVYEQPSLLWMAPMLAAGLALCWSRFAHATWGKILACALMAAPFVYSLIFLLMEDDADERADNLLALWPVWMLAAGAIALWSLRRGLNVRAAIPFIVLAGIHGSFLSQQLWGSTYALWPLLMVLIAVVLAEMPRAVRPAAIGVAVVACVIFATCGGLYAASLERLNYVDIPEDAPVELAQTTALRGAADRGPYLTNLDELIAFADREIPAGDALVLLPGEDPFYFATGRVPRFPVTLFDPATDPYSPAQLMAEARRRDVRWVIVKRVLQSKANAMPGFDETLQFVRRDFALFQSLAGYDVYRRK, translated from the coding sequence ATGGAAAACGGCGCCGAGAGCGGCGGCGGAATGCAGTACAGGCAAGAGACACAGCAATGGCGGCTGCGAGATGCCTTCGCAGCCGCCATTCTGTTTATGGGCTCCGCCGCGTTTGTGGGTTGGCAAAACACGCGCGTCGCGGTGCTGTGGGATCTCGGGTATCTGCTCGATACGAGCTGGCGCATTGCGCTGGGGCAGATGCCGTACCGCGATTTTCCGCTTGTACATGCGCCGGTCACGTTTCTGATCCAGGCGGGGCTGATCAAGTTGTTTGGAAGGCACATGCTTGTGCCAGTGATTTATGCGGCAGTCGCCGGCGGGCTGGGTAGCGTAATCGCATGGCGAATCGTTCTGCAGACTCTGCGGGGCGCATGGTGGATATCGCTGGCGCTCTCCGCGCCACTGATCGTCGTCGGCATCTACGCGATCTATCCGTACCCGATTTATGACTGCGATTGCTCGCTGGCGATTCTCGTCGCGATGTTGCTGCTGATGAGGGTGGACGAGAGCCGTGGATGGGTGACTCCGTTCTGCGTCGGCGCGGCCTGCGTGCTGCCGCTGTTCGTGAAGCAGAACATGGGATTGCCGTTTCTGGCCGCGGTGACAGCCGCCGTGATTGCTCTGCTTGTGACGCACGGTTCGGTGCGCTCCGCAATCCGCTCAAGCTACGCGGTTGTGCTCCTTGGAATCATCGCAGCAATCTTTCTTGCTTTGGGACTTCTCAGCGCTACCGCAGGTCTGCACAACTACATTCATTGGACGGTGGAGTTCGCGGCACAGCGCCGGATGCCGGGGCTCTCTGCAATGCTTTCTGTCTACGAGCAGCCGTCACTTCTGTGGATGGCACCAATGCTTGCGGCGGGACTGGCGCTGTGCTGGTCTCGGTTTGCACATGCGACTTGGGGAAAGATTCTTGCATGTGCGTTGATGGCCGCGCCATTTGTCTACAGCTTGATCTTTCTGCTGATGGAAGATGACGCGGATGAGCGGGCTGATAACCTGCTGGCGCTGTGGCCGGTGTGGATGCTGGCGGCGGGCGCCATCGCGCTCTGGTCTCTGCGCCGCGGCCTGAACGTGCGGGCCGCGATACCGTTCATTGTGCTTGCCGGCATTCACGGAAGCTTCCTTTCTCAGCAGTTGTGGGGATCCACGTACGCGTTGTGGCCATTGCTCATGGTGTTGATCGCAGTCGTGCTGGCCGAGATGCCGCGCGCGGTGCGGCCGGCCGCGATCGGCGTGGCAGTAGTTGCGTGTGTCATCTTCGCTACGTGCGGCGGCTTGTATGCGGCTTCGCTCGAACGGCTGAATTACGTCGACATTCCCGAGGACGCTCCAGTCGAGTTGGCGCAGACTACGGCGTTGCGTGGCGCGGCGGATCGGGGTCCGTACCTCACGAACCTGGATGAATTAATCGCATTCGCTGATCGCGAAATTCCGGCCGGCGATGCTCTTGTGCTTTTGCCCGGTGAAGATCCGTTCTACTTTGCCACGGGCCGCGTGCCGCGGTTTCCGGTCACGCTGTTCGATCCCGCGACCGATCCGTATTCGCCGGCTCAATTGATGGCCGAAGCGCGCAGGCGCGACGTGCGCTGGGTGATCGTGAAGCGTGTGCTGCAGTCGAAGGCGAATGCCATGCCAGGCTTCGATGAGACGCTGCAGTTCGTTCGGCGCGATTTCGCGTTGTTTCAGTCGCTCGCAGGATATGACGTGTACCGGCGCAAGTGA
- a CDS encoding GNAT family N-acetyltransferase → MLIRPAVPQDALAVARVHVRSWQAAYRGLLPAEYLDSLRPEDRAARYDFSHTAPLRPRTIVAEIQQGICGFATTMPSQDLPDRGELCALYLAPEFWGRGVGLALIEAARAHLLEQGFGSAVLWLLKGNVRGERFYRRDGWLPDGACKSDRIWDIDVEDFRYVRPLP, encoded by the coding sequence ATGCTGATCCGCCCGGCTGTCCCTCAAGATGCACTTGCAGTCGCACGCGTTCACGTGCGCTCCTGGCAAGCAGCCTATCGGGGACTTCTTCCCGCAGAGTACCTTGACAGCCTGCGGCCCGAAGACCGCGCCGCACGCTACGACTTCTCCCACACTGCCCCTCTGAGACCTCGCACAATCGTAGCTGAGATCCAACAGGGAATCTGCGGATTCGCTACAACCATGCCGTCGCAGGACCTTCCAGATCGCGGCGAGCTTTGTGCGCTCTATCTAGCGCCTGAGTTCTGGGGCCGCGGCGTTGGGTTGGCTCTGATTGAAGCTGCACGCGCTCATCTGCTCGAACAGGGATTTGGCTCCGCGGTCCTATGGCTGCTCAAAGGGAATGTGCGCGGCGAGCGCTTCTATCGCCGCGATGGCTGGCTCCCGGACGGAGCCTGCAAAAGCGATCGAATCTGGGACATTGATGTCGAGGATTTCCGTTACGTGCGGCCGCTGCCTTGA
- a CDS encoding M14 family zinc carboxypeptidase — protein MRLFRVFLPASLLCAAALAASGQLPNLDSNYARDPAQPIDQSYTDHIKKYTTDPSFVSPLVDYLPASKTVPTPAKVLGDVSGAPDFLPYAEDVYKYFRMLEAASPRVKVYAIGHTEEGREQIAAAIADAEVLKNAEANKARLAQLADPRTINFDDAKARTLIDQSVPVYYITGTIHSPETGAPTALMELAYRLAVDDSPYIKYIRSHMIVLITPVVEVDGRDRMVDVYKWHKANPGKDYPRLLYWGHYVAHDNNRDAMGMTLDLTRNITNTFVDWHAQVLHDLHESVPFLYDNTVGDGPYNAWVDPTLTDEWAELGWNNIAQMQSFGMPGVFTHGDFDTWSPGYLMFIAAMHNGISRLYETFGNGGADTEKRILTPEEYSRTWYRQNPPWPIVNWSQRDNNNYEQTALLTTLSYFSHNTRHFLENYYQKSKRSVQKPTLEGPAAYVIANDDAHTNRDVELLKALQRQHVEVQQLTSAATANVPGEKREDKPKPQTFPAGSIVVRMDQPFSRIADALLDKQYWAPDDPQKHPYDDTGWSFSALFNLKVTRISDPAILKAEMKPLTDPESISGKVTGSGSVLAINNSGQTTLLSLLFKLKDANVKVAEKAFDADGNHFNAGSLLVSSASDDQLNKSLHDLALDGSRLSAAPQVTTHDVKAPRVAMMHTWLATQTEGWWRYAFDTAGVPFDYISTQTAAKTDDLRSKYDVIIFAPVSRVSANDIVNGMPMWHNAMPWKKTDLTPNLEVGGDSTDDVRPGLGYEGLAHLKKFVEDGGLLITCEDTAQFAIDTGLAPGVSVASTADARVVGSVLNSTFVNKESPIAFGYDANLPVMSASGMAFNIANTVGRGGGRILMDPYSERPTGRGTLEENDEPIARKAIEAEPLQKQKPWEARKLNEDQMRNNPSVIPEQYRPDVILRFTDAKTLLLSGLLDKSGSIAERAIVVDAHLGQGNVLLFANNPIYRGETIGTYGLVFNAILNHDHLEKTPAAEEKK, from the coding sequence ATGAGACTCTTCCGGGTTTTCCTGCCTGCCTCCCTCTTGTGCGCCGCAGCACTTGCGGCTTCGGGCCAGCTTCCCAATCTCGACAGCAACTACGCGCGTGATCCCGCACAGCCCATCGACCAGTCCTACACAGACCACATCAAGAAGTACACGACCGATCCGTCGTTCGTGTCGCCTCTGGTGGACTACTTGCCGGCTTCGAAGACAGTCCCCACGCCGGCCAAGGTGCTCGGCGATGTCTCCGGCGCGCCCGACTTTCTGCCCTACGCGGAAGACGTCTACAAATACTTCCGCATGCTTGAGGCCGCCAGCCCGCGCGTGAAGGTCTACGCCATCGGACACACCGAGGAGGGCCGCGAGCAGATCGCCGCTGCGATCGCGGACGCGGAAGTGCTCAAGAACGCCGAAGCCAACAAGGCCCGTCTCGCGCAGCTTGCCGATCCGCGCACCATCAACTTCGACGATGCAAAGGCACGCACGCTCATCGATCAGTCGGTGCCCGTCTACTACATCACCGGCACCATTCACTCCCCGGAGACCGGAGCGCCGACGGCGTTGATGGAACTGGCCTATCGCCTCGCTGTCGATGATTCGCCCTATATCAAGTACATCCGCTCGCACATGATTGTGCTGATCACCCCGGTGGTCGAAGTGGACGGACGCGATCGCATGGTCGACGTCTACAAATGGCACAAGGCCAATCCGGGCAAGGACTATCCGCGCCTGCTTTACTGGGGTCACTACGTCGCGCATGACAACAATCGCGATGCCATGGGCATGACGCTCGACCTCACGCGCAACATCACCAACACCTTTGTGGATTGGCACGCTCAAGTCCTGCATGACCTGCACGAGTCTGTGCCGTTCCTCTACGACAACACCGTCGGCGACGGCCCTTACAACGCATGGGTCGATCCAACGCTGACCGACGAATGGGCCGAACTCGGCTGGAACAACATCGCGCAGATGCAGTCGTTCGGGATGCCTGGCGTGTTCACGCATGGTGACTTCGACACCTGGAGCCCGGGTTACCTAATGTTCATCGCCGCCATGCACAACGGCATCTCGCGGCTTTATGAGACCTTCGGCAACGGCGGCGCGGACACGGAGAAGCGCATCCTCACGCCAGAAGAATACTCGCGCACCTGGTATCGGCAGAATCCGCCGTGGCCCATCGTGAACTGGTCGCAGCGCGACAACAACAACTACGAGCAGACCGCGCTGCTGACCACGCTCTCGTACTTCTCGCACAACACGCGGCACTTCTTGGAGAACTACTACCAGAAGAGCAAGCGCTCCGTTCAGAAGCCCACGCTCGAAGGCCCCGCTGCCTACGTCATCGCCAATGATGACGCGCACACCAACCGCGATGTCGAACTATTGAAGGCCCTCCAGCGGCAGCACGTTGAGGTGCAGCAGCTCACCTCCGCTGCAACCGCCAATGTCCCCGGCGAGAAGCGCGAGGACAAACCCAAGCCGCAGACATTCCCGGCCGGTAGCATCGTTGTGCGCATGGATCAGCCTTTCTCCCGCATTGCCGATGCCCTGCTCGACAAACAGTACTGGGCGCCTGATGATCCGCAGAAGCACCCATACGACGACACTGGATGGTCGTTCAGCGCGCTGTTCAACCTGAAGGTCACGCGCATCAGCGATCCGGCAATCCTCAAAGCGGAGATGAAGCCGCTCACCGATCCCGAGTCGATCTCCGGCAAAGTAACGGGCTCGGGCTCGGTGCTTGCGATCAACAACTCCGGTCAGACTACCCTCCTCTCGCTGCTATTCAAGCTGAAGGATGCGAACGTCAAGGTTGCGGAGAAGGCCTTTGATGCCGACGGCAATCACTTCAACGCAGGCTCGCTGCTTGTTTCCAGCGCATCGGACGATCAACTCAATAAGTCTCTGCATGACCTTGCACTGGATGGATCGCGGCTGAGCGCGGCTCCGCAAGTGACGACGCACGACGTGAAGGCTCCGCGCGTTGCCATGATGCACACCTGGCTCGCGACGCAGACCGAAGGCTGGTGGCGTTATGCATTCGACACAGCCGGCGTGCCCTTTGACTACATCAGCACGCAGACAGCGGCGAAGACTGACGACCTGCGCTCGAAGTACGACGTCATCATCTTCGCTCCGGTATCGCGCGTCAGTGCTAACGACATCGTCAACGGCATGCCGATGTGGCACAACGCCATGCCATGGAAGAAGACTGACCTCACCCCGAATCTTGAAGTGGGCGGCGACTCGACGGACGACGTTCGTCCGGGACTCGGCTATGAGGGCCTCGCTCACCTCAAAAAGTTCGTCGAGGACGGCGGACTGCTAATCACGTGTGAAGATACTGCGCAGTTCGCTATCGACACCGGCCTCGCTCCCGGCGTCAGTGTCGCGTCCACAGCGGATGCGCGCGTGGTCGGCAGCGTGCTCAACTCGACCTTCGTCAACAAGGAAAGCCCGATCGCTTTCGGCTACGATGCCAATCTTCCAGTAATGAGTGCGAGCGGGATGGCCTTCAATATCGCCAATACCGTAGGCCGTGGGGGCGGACGCATCCTCATGGATCCCTATTCAGAACGGCCGACGGGCCGCGGAACCCTGGAGGAAAACGACGAGCCGATCGCCCGCAAAGCGATTGAAGCCGAGCCACTCCAGAAACAGAAGCCGTGGGAAGCGCGGAAGCTGAATGAAGATCAGATGCGCAACAATCCCAGCGTGATTCCGGAGCAGTACCGGCCGGATGTCATTCTGCGCTTCACGGACGCAAAGACGCTTCTGCTCTCCGGTCTTCTCGACAAATCGGGCAGCATCGCGGAGCGCGCCATCGTTGTCGACGCACATCTGGGCCAGGGAAACGTGCTCCTGTTTGCCAACAACCCCATCTATCGCGGCGAGACCATCGGCACATACGGCCTGGTATTCAATGCCATCCTCAATCACGACCATCTGGAGAAGACACCCGCAGCGGAGGAGAAGAAATAG
- the rplK gene encoding 50S ribosomal protein L11, whose amino-acid sequence MAPPKKVSTYVKLQIEAGKATPAPPVGPALGQAQVNIMEFCKQFNARTQNKEMAGLIIPVVITVYADRSFTFVTKTPPAAILLKKAAGITKGAGTPNKDKVGKVTEKQVREIATQKMPDLNAASVETAIKSIKGTARSMGIEVVA is encoded by the coding sequence ATGGCACCTCCGAAGAAGGTATCTACTTACGTCAAGCTGCAGATTGAAGCCGGCAAGGCGACCCCGGCGCCGCCGGTCGGTCCCGCGCTCGGTCAGGCGCAGGTCAACATCATGGAGTTCTGCAAGCAGTTCAACGCTCGTACGCAGAACAAGGAGATGGCCGGACTGATCATCCCCGTGGTCATCACGGTGTATGCGGACCGCAGCTTCACCTTTGTGACCAAGACGCCTCCCGCAGCCATCCTGTTGAAGAAGGCGGCCGGCATCACCAAGGGCGCAGGCACCCCCAACAAGGACAAGGTGGGCAAGGTGACTGAGAAGCAGGTGCGCGAGATCGCCACCCAGAAGATGCCCGACCTGAACGCCGCGAGCGTCGAGACGGCCATCAAGAGCATCAAGGGCACTGCCCGCTCGATGGGGATCGAAGTCGTAGCGTAG
- the secE gene encoding preprotein translocase subunit SecE, translating into MSTKATVMNDERPLKKQEPNAVSNFTGNVTGTWGKFTNFLSDVRAEMRKVVTPSRKEVESTTTVVIVAVFIFGLFFFAVDAFFSRVVEQILHKLGAQ; encoded by the coding sequence ATGTCAACGAAGGCAACAGTCATGAACGATGAACGGCCGCTGAAAAAGCAGGAACCCAACGCGGTCTCGAACTTCACGGGCAACGTGACGGGCACCTGGGGCAAGTTCACCAACTTTCTGAGTGACGTGCGCGCCGAGATGCGCAAAGTGGTGACGCCGAGCCGCAAGGAAGTGGAGTCGACCACGACCGTAGTGATCGTGGCCGTGTTCATCTTCGGATTGTTCTTCTTCGCGGTAGACGCCTTTTTCAGCCGTGTAGTCGAGCAGATTCTGCACAAGCTGGGCGCACAGTAA
- the rpmG gene encoding 50S ribosomal protein L33: MREIVTLQCTECKERNYSTTKNKKTTTGRLEFKKFCNRCRKHQAHKETK, from the coding sequence ATGCGGGAAATTGTGACATTGCAGTGCACTGAGTGCAAGGAGCGGAACTACTCAACGACGAAGAACAAGAAGACGACCACGGGCCGTCTCGAGTTCAAGAAGTTCTGTAACCGCTGCCGCAAGCACCAGGCGCACAAGGAAACGAAGTAA
- the nusG gene encoding transcription termination/antitermination protein NusG codes for MADEVEQSAEQPTPEQQPEGQPEANPRFKWYILHAYSGFERKVRESIQSRVQAFGLGDRVGRVMIPTEPVTEIVNGKKRTVERVFLPGYVLVEMELDNNLWHVLKETPKVTGFLGTGDKPVALSEEEVSSILFRSETVKDKPRMKIKFEKNESVRITDGPFANFNGVVDEINEDRETLKVMVTIFGRSTPVELEFGKVEKIE; via the coding sequence ATGGCAGACGAAGTGGAACAATCCGCCGAGCAACCCACACCGGAGCAGCAGCCGGAAGGCCAGCCTGAAGCCAATCCACGCTTCAAGTGGTATATTCTGCATGCCTATTCAGGATTTGAGCGCAAGGTGCGGGAGTCGATCCAGAGCCGCGTGCAGGCGTTTGGGCTGGGCGACCGTGTCGGCCGCGTGATGATTCCTACCGAACCGGTGACCGAGATTGTCAACGGCAAGAAGCGCACGGTGGAGCGGGTGTTCCTGCCGGGCTACGTGCTGGTTGAGATGGAACTCGACAACAACCTTTGGCATGTTCTCAAAGAGACGCCGAAGGTGACTGGCTTCCTAGGTACGGGTGACAAGCCCGTGGCGTTGAGTGAGGAAGAAGTGAGTTCGATCCTCTTCCGCAGCGAGACCGTCAAAGACAAACCGCGGATGAAGATCAAGTTTGAAAAGAACGAGTCGGTGCGCATCACCGATGGTCCGTTCGCGAACTTCAACGGCGTGGTGGATGAGATCAATGAAGATCGCGAGACGCTGAAGGTCATGGTTACGATCTTCGGCCGCTCGACACCCGTCGAACTGGAGTTCGGCAAGGTCGAAAAGATTGAGTAG